The genomic window ACACCTTGACGGAGAGTAAACGTAATTGCCGTAGCATCTTCATTGTACTCATAGCCTGTTGCTAACAAAAACTCAAGGTTCATGTCAGGATCAAACCGAAGAAGTCCTTCGTAAATCGTTTGTTGAATGTTAGCAGAATTACCATCGGTAGCGTTGAATGGGTCCAATGATGTCGGCTCAGCCTCTAATCCAACTGTTAAAGGTAACATCTCGTCAGTTTCTTCTTCAGATGCTTCTGATGCATTCGGTTCAGTTGTTGTAGAGGTATCATCAGTTGTTGTTTGTGGCTCAGGTGCATTTGACGCATCTTCTGAACTATTACTGGAACATGCTACAACCACACTCATCACAATCATACACATGAAAAATACAAATAATTTTTTCAACTCTCTTCCCCCTTCAAATAAGTGTTCATATATATACATGCAAAAAGTGTGCCAACTATGGGTGTCGCAAATTTTCTTGCAGTGGTATTACTGAAATAAACAATAATACTATTTTCTAAATATTTTAAAAAACTTGAATAGTTTACCAATAGGTTGTTAAAATGGTTATAAATGGGTTTGGTTGTTTGTGTTAACACCCAATAAATGAACCAATTTGTGAGGTGAATAACATGGAGTATAAAAATAGTGTCGTTTTGTTAGCGGGTACAAAAGAAACACGAAAAGCGCTCTATCAGCAATTAACAGAAATCATAGGGGATTTTATTCACATTCATAGTTTTTCAGTTGAAGAAAAATTACCTTCTCCTATTAAAAATAAGTTGGTTATTCTTTCTTCTGAACTTATTACTGATGAGGTTCAACATGTGATTGAAACAAGTTGTACTGTTATCGCAGCTAAACGTACTATTAATTATTTAATGATTGATCAATTACTTTTCCTACCAAATGGTGCGAAGGCGTTGTACGTGAACGACTTTCCAGAAACGGTGATAGAAGGTATTCATACTCTAAAGGAGCTAGGAATTGATCACATTGAATACATTCCATGCTATCCTAACAGGAAAGTGTTTCAAAAGACTAAAGTTGCTATTACACCTGGAGAAGTTCATCTCATACCTGACTATGTAGAAGAGATAGTAAATATTGGCCCACGTCTTATTGATATTTCTACCATTTTTGAGATTCTAAATCACCTTCAGTTGTTAGATCAAAAAGGTGCTGAGATTTCGAATAAATACAATCAAAAGATTATTGATTTAAGCAAAAAATTAGCAAGTACGATGAGGCAAGCAAATGACTTAAATAAACATTTAAAAAGAGTAGTTGATGGAGTAAATGATGGTATTTTAGCTGTTCGTTTTGATGGCACCATAACAGTATTTAATGAAATTATGGAGAAGTTTACATCTGTTGCAGCATCTAACGCAATTGGCAACAACATTGACTCTGTCATTAGTAATAAGCAGTTAGTAGAGTTTATTCTCTCAGAGCAGCAAACGGAAGATAATGCTTTCTCATTAGGGTCATACGACACAATAGTGCATCGTTTTTGCTTACAAAGCGAGGAAACAATTGTAGCTACATTTAAGAACCCTCATGAGGCTATAGAGATGGAACGAACACTCCGACGAGAGTTAGTAAAAAAAGGCTACTATGCTAAATATACGTTCGCTGATATTATAGGTCGAAGTAAAGTGTTACAAGATACAAAGGAAACAGCCGCAAAGCTAGCAAAAACAGACCTTACTGTGCTCATTCAAGGTGAGAGTGGCACAGGGAAAGAACTTTTCGCAAGTGCGATACATAATCAATCTATTCGAAATAAAAGTCCTTTTCTAGCTGTAAACTTTAGTGCATTGACTGAGGATTTAATGGAAAGTGAATTGTTTGGGTACGAAGAAGGAGCATTTACGGGAGCAAAGAAAGGTGGAAAAAAAGGATTATTTGAGCAAGCCAATGGTGGTACGATCTTTCTTGATGAAATTGGGGATATTAGTTTAAAGTTACAAGCCCGATTACTTCGAGTTTTACAAGAAAAAGAGATAATGAGAATTGGAGGCAACAAAATAATCCCTGTAGATGTAAGAGTAATTGCTGCAACAAACAAAGATTTGCTTAGGATGATTCACGAGGGGGTATTTCGCGAGGATTTATATCATCGCTTAAAGGTCTTATTCCTACATTTACCCGAACTTAGAAATAGACGTGAAGATATTGAATTTTTAATACAACATTTCATAAAGAAAAGTGGTCGAACTCATATAAAGATTAACATTGATGTAATTGACCAGCTAATGCAGTATCAATGGTTTGGCAATGTTCGAGAATTGAAAAACTCTATTGATTATATGTTAGCTGTTTGTGATGGGAATGTTATTACAGTGCAAGATATTCCTAATAAAGAATTCTTTCAGAACAATACAATAATAACAACGCAGCAAAAGTTACAAAAAAGCATAGCAACACATTCAATGTCCTCCACTCATGATAAGAATGAACTGATAAGAATTTTGCAAACAATTCTTAATATGAATGAAGCGGGTCAACCCGCTAGTCGTAAAAAAATTGAGCTTGAGAGTCAAAGCTGGTCTACCCCGCTAACAAATCAACAGGTTCGGCACCGTTTGAATATCCTTGAAGAAAAAGAATATATAACAAAAGGCCGCGGTCGTGCAGGTACTATGATAACAGAGACGGGTAAGCGTTATTTAGATTCAGTTTTAATGGTCTAGGATGATATTGTGTCTACTTGAATTACAAGTAATACGTTCAGCTGTAAACTAATCGTTTTCTTCACGTTTTGTTTAGACTGCCTCTTGGGGGAATCTCCTCCCCCTTTCTTACTTGTAAAGAACAAAAAATAACTAGCTAGCGCTTTTCATCCACGCTAAAGTTTGTTTCAACCCTTCTTTATAAGGTGTTTTAGGTATATTGCCTATGTTTGCTTCGTATTTGTCTCCATTAAGAATGACAGGGCTCTCAGTCAAATACATCATTTCTAGAAATTCTCTCATGCCTGATGAAAACAATGCTAATAACTGAATCATACCTTTCGAAACAGTTTGTATTTTTCCTTTATAGCCAATTTCATCTCGAAATAGTGAAATCAGCTCTTCTCCGGTTATTGGATGAGATGCTGGAATATTCCAATTTTGATCATACGTGTGCTGACGAAGAGCTAATTCTACCATTGCCTTCGCGCCATCTAATGTGTATAAAAACTCTCTACGTACATCCAATTTTCCTACAAAACGTGAATTCTTTTGATTAGCAACGCTTTTTAGCGTTTCATGAAGTATAGTGTTATTGGCATTTGGTCCATATAGGTCTGGAAAATGAACTATTAATGAAGGCACCGGACTATTTAATAGTTTTTCTTCGAGTGTTAATCGTATTTTTCCTTTTTTCGTGTGTGGTTCTTTTGTTGCAGATTCAGAAACCCTTCTTTTAGCTTGTTTACCATATGCATATATATTGTCGACATGTGCTATCTTAGCATTGCAGTTTAAGGCAACACTTATTATGTTGTCCACACAACGTGGGTGTTTTTCTTTCCATTCTTGGTAAGGAAAACTTATCGCATTAAAGATTACATCTACACCTTCTGCTGCCTTTAATAAATCTTGTACAATTAAAGCATCTCCAGTCGCTATTTTTATCTTAGCTTCATGTTTATATAAGGATGTAAGCTTTTGCTCGCTTTTTGCAAATGCAACCACTTCAACGCCTCTCGAAATTAATTCTTTGACTAATGCATATCCCATTCCACCTGATGCACCAATAACTAAAGCTTTTGAAATCATTTTACACAACCTCCTCTTAATTAACCATTGGTCAATAACGTCTTTAAAATTAGGACCAAGGAATGGCCCTAACGTATTGCCTTCAAAATAAAGTCAACATATGAGTGTGCCGCTTCTTTTGCTTCGTCAAAGCTGTTTGCATAGCCTTTATGATGAGACACAAAACCATGAAGAGCTACGAATGCAGAATAAATGTCTTTAATTAATAATTTTCTATCAGAAAGAGTCTGTACGGCTTCTGCAAATCGTTGGAAGCTGAGATTAGCTGCCTCTTGAGACAAACTATCTACCTCTTCATTTTTTTTCATGAACATTAATTCGTATTGACTTTGATGATCCAAGCCAAATTTAATAAATTGAATAAATACGTTTTGAAGCTTGTTACTGGGAGCACCATCGCTCTGAATTGTCTCATCTAAACGTGTGTTCAACGCATGAAAATCTTCTTCCACAATGGCATAGAACAAGTCTGCTTTATTTTTGAAATGATAATATAAAGAACCGTGGCTACAATTCAGTTGTTTAGCAATACTTCTCATTGAAACTTTATTAAAATCTCTTTCAACAAATTGCTTTCTTGCTTCGGCTATAATCATGTCTTTTGTTAGTTCTTGATTGGCTGGTTTACGTGGTGACATTTGTACTCCTTTTTAATTTATTGACCGGTGGTTTATTAAATTATAAATCATTTGGAAAAAAAAGCAATAAGTTTTTCGGGAATTTTAGCATATATGCAACCATTGCGTTGAAATAAAAATATATTATGTCAATTCATAAAAAAACTTTACAGAATTTATCAAATTGATATATCTTTAAATTGCTATATTGTGAAAAAATACACAAAGGAGAATTTTATGCTTTTTAACTTCCATTACGCATTTATCCCTGATTTTTTAACAGCATTAATAATACCTATACTATTATTGATTTGGCTATGGAAAAGTAAATTAAATACTAAGATTGACTGGATTTTAAATAATCTATTGGTTGGCAGTTATATTATAATGATTTATTTTGTTGCCAATTGGTGGTTTTTTAGCTACTACTTTCGTTATCTATTTGTATTATGTTTTCTAATGTTGGCTATTCTATCATGGAAAAAAGTAAATAACCTATCATGGTTTCCTCCTTATAGTCTTACAACGATTACAGGTAACGTAATTAAAGTTCTTTTTATAGGCGTTTTTGCTGTAAGTAGCAATTCTTTTACTTTGGCATATGACTACAATGAAGAAGCTATAGACCTTCAATTTCCTTTAAAAGATGGTGTATATTCAATCTTTCAAGGAGGTAATGGTGAAAAAAGTACACTCATGAATTACCATTATAGATTTCCGCTCTTTCAACAATCAAATGTACATGACTCTATGCAATACGCGATTGATATAGAGAAACTGAATTTGCTAGGGACGTCACGATACGGTGTTTTTATCGACAATCCATCTAAGTTTAACTTGTATGAAATTTACGGAGAAGTAGTCTATAGTCCAGTAGATGGCATTGTGACAAATGTGCAAGATAAATTTGCAGATGTTAGCCCTGGTGCGAGCTTTGGTAAAGGAAATACACTTACTATCAAAACGGATCATAATATTTACATCTCCTTACTCCACCTAAAAGCAAAGAGTACGTCGGTAAAGATTGGTGACAAAATACAAGCGGGTCAGCCAATAGCAGCAGTCGGAACGTCTGGAACAGGCTTACCTCACCTACATATTCACGCTGCAAAGAATGCGCCATGGGGTAAAGGTGTACCGATTCGTTTTGATGGAAAATTTGTTGTGAAAAACAACCTTATTTTTAAATAAAAACACTACATAAACTACCAACAAATACTTCATATTATATCTATAATGCTAAATAAGAGGTGGTTTGTTTGAAAAAAGATAGACGTGAAGATGACAGAAAGATTGTTAAAACGAAAGCTTTTGTTGAAATGTCAGAGGAGGCAAAAGAGCTTTCTGCTTCTGTAGAAAGCAAAAACGTGGAACCTAAAGATATTGAAGCAATTGAATATTAGAAAGGCAAAGGTTGTGTGGAATGGAATTTATTTTCGGCACAACCTTTATTAGTTTTCACAATGCTATAGCCTATTTTGAAAATTGTGATGTTGTTTTTAAAGACTTAATAACAGCACATTAAAAGGGAATACTAACTATAAGCCATTAAAAACAAAAGGAGTTTTCATAATGAAAAAAATGAAAATTATGATCAGAAAATTGCACCCGGAATGGATGACGACGAAGAGCTTGAGCAAAAGGCATCAATAGAAGAGATACAAAAAGGAGACTATACGACAGTTACCAGACTTTCTTTTGATGAGGTTGACCCTAGTTAAATACAAAATTTAAAACCTGCACCTTCAGTAAGAAAGCACTTAAGGTGCAGGTTTTTTTTACATATTTACTTAAATGCTTAGCGTATAAACTTAATATAACGTTTTAGAAGCTTCCAGCTACTGAACGAAATTAATAGTAAAATAACTGCAAAAACAATGGAAACGGGAAGACTTAAAATACTTGGAATATCAACACCTGGAACAATAGTCATTTGAACGAGGTCTTTATTAAAGGTGCGAATGATGCCTCCTATTACCGCAATAGCAGAGCATAAAGCTAATCCAGTTGAAAACACGAATAACGTTGGTACAATGACTAAAGTTGGTAGACTGAAAATCGCATATTTTTTATATCTCAGTAACATACATAGTTCCTCCTAACGTATTTGATGTTTCGACAGTACTTTCGCTTTTGAGTGAATGTCACATTTTGTTTTATAGTATAATTTTTCTATTATACAATTAGGACCAACATCAATTATATCCCCAACAACCTCTGAAGCCTCAACATGCTCAATGACAATTTTTTCTCCTTTTAATCGTTTGGTACGTAGTCTTGTAGGAAGTAGATTTAAGAAAGCTGTACGGCTTTTTTTAATAGTGATATCTCCCTTACTCGTAACAATATCCACGTTAGATGTGGAGGTTATTTTTATATAGATTGTGTTTGCATGTAAACTGCCTTGAATGTTAACGGCCCCTTTTGATTGAAATAATTCTGCACTTACATTCCCTTTACACTTTAAATGACCTGATGTAACAATTTTTTCACCTTGTAAACGATTTATAGATAAGTTCCCTATGTTTTCTACTGTTTCAACAAAACAATCGTTTGCAGAAGTGGTTCCTTTATTAATCAGTTCCTTTGCTGTAACATTTCCTTTTACTTGGCAATGTCCAATAATACTCATAAAGTTTGTTTTAATATCATGAGGGTATACACTATAACCATTTGCTTGAATACTATTTTCGTGATTATTAGCTAAGTTCATATTTATAACCCACCTTTTATTAAGTCGTTAAATATTTTAACTGTTAAAATATTTAACATCCATAATATATACCTTTTGTATAATGTTGTCAATAACAAACTAAAAAGGTTCACTTTCTTTTAAATAAAGTTCCGATTAGTGACACATTTTTTGTTTTGGCAGTCAAATAAGCCTTTTGCTTGAAAAGAGAAGTTGGCGTGATTGTATTAAAAAGGATGTCAATTAAAATTGACATCCACTTGGTAAATAATAAACTTAATTCAACAAAACTCTCGGGACTTGCTCTGAAATTAGCAATATAAATGTTATTGTAAAGCTGTTTAATCATTCGTAGTTACGCTAGTTAATCTTTCAGTTAAATAGGAAAACGTAAAATCTTCATCACAGATCTGTTTTACCCTATCCTTCCAACAGTATAACTGATTCGGTTCAATGTATTTTTTAAGCAGTTCATGAAACACTTCTTGATTTTTATAGAGACTCTTTACGCAAAATTTCCCCCGAATCATATCTCTAATTGCTAACGCAAAGTTGTAGTCCTGAAAAAATGCTGGATTCTCAATATAAAACATCTCGCTGCCAGGATGAAAAGTTTCACCCTCATATCCAAATACAACTTTATAACATTCGTCAGCGATCTTTTGGAAGCTTCTATCAGGGTTTTTGTATAATTCATATTCAACTAAACTGTAGTAGTAATTAATTTGGACCATCTTCAAATCAGTTAACGTATTCAGTTCCTTTATCTGTAACAACACCTCATCTGTTAGATCAAAATTTTTTGTTAAAAATTCTTCATCTGATACAATAGTTTGAAATAATTCAGCTATCGATTCAGCCGCTATGCTTGAATAAAAACGGTAGAGCTCTGGGTATTTAAAGGAACCATAGTAACCGTCCATTATGTGCCCCAACTCATGAATTCCAGACAAAAATACAGAATATGCATCTCGTTTATTAACTACTAACCTGAGGTCATTTGGGTTTATGTTGATGGCAAAACCACCATATGGAATTTCCAAACTTTCAATCTTAACTGGAATGCTTTGTAATTGTATTCCTAGTCCACTTGCTGCATCACATAACACTTCTTTTACCCGTTCAGATGAAAAAATATTGTCTGGAATCCTATGGAAATTGAAGGTGGAAAAATATTGATCATAAAAATTTATTTTCTCCCATCCAAACTTTTCGTTTATTCGATTAGTCCAGTAGGTATAAGAAGTTACCAATCTTTCTAGTAAGCCATTCATTTCCTCTATATAACTATCTATATCAATTTCCTTTAGGCTGCATTTAAAGTGATAATAGTTGTCATATCCGACATCCTGAGCTAGTTGGTTTCTTTTTTGGATGAGTGTTCTGTATAAATCTTCATTTTCTCGTCCTATTCTTTTTGATTCAAGCAATAGTCTTTTTCTAAGTTCCCGATTCGGATTATCCATAATATTTGAGTGCACAGTGCCTAAATTATATTCTTTTCCATCAATCTCAAACGTACTGTCCATCAGTCTTTTTTGCAAAGAATGTTGCACGCCTACTATTTCCGGATGACTATCAAGTGCTTCTTGTTTCATCCTTGATAAAAATACATCTATTCTTCTACACCAAATGGGATCATCACTTAATATCTCTTTCCACGTAGAAAAGGTATGTATAAGTTGTTTATTTGTCATGAGATCGTGTTTAATCTTTTGAATTTCATCGATTCTTTGACTTTCATACCCTTGCGAGTACATAAGATAGTAAATACGCTCTTCCTCTTGGTATATTTCGTCCAAATTTTTAATGGCAGTTTGATACGTGGCTTTCCATTCGTTAACATCTGAAATTTGAGTTAAACGCTCAAAACCTAAGTCCATAATTAATCTCCTTTTGATAGTAAATCCCTATTAGGTTAGTTGCTTTGCTCTCTCTGACATTTATATATAGTTAAACATTGATGGATCAATAAAACTAAGGCACATAAACTAATGTTAGTTTTGTGCCCATTTTAACGTCATGTTTAAATTATGGTTCTGTACGGTTTTGAAACTTCTATGTTGCACTAAACATGCTACAGAATTTTAGACATAAGCCTATTTACTTCTTTAAATACGTCTGCAATTTTGTTTAATTGATTTGGTGGAAACTTCTTAAATATTTCTGTAATTTTTTGTTCCCCGTTCTCAGTGAGGTCTACTTTTACAACTCGTCTGTCTTCAGGTTCTCTTATTCTTGTTACAAGTTCTAGGTTTTCTAACTTATCACACATAGACGTTGCAGCTCCTGGGCTAACATGGAAGGCAGATGCTATATCAGTAATTTTCATTTTCCCATAAAGCTTTAATTGAATTAATAGCATGACCTGATGCTGGGATAAAGTTTCCTCGCCAGTTAATATATCCATAAATGCTTTTGATTTCTGCTGCATTTGAAACATTTCTTGTAAAATAATGTGGATTGTCTGCTCTTTATGTAACGTCATAAAACTGCCCCTTTAATAATTTTAATAGCTAAAATATATCATAGGTTAAACATTTTATCCATAATGGTTATATATAAAAAAAGCGATCCCTACAGGATTCGCTTTTAATATGTATATGTTTATTATCTTTATTAATTGCTCTGTTAAACTTTGGTGTTGATTTTCGCTCCATCACACTTCGCTTTCCGCGGGGTGGCCGTGAGCCTAAGCACCTGCGGGGTCTCACGTCTGCCACTATATCCCGCAGGAGTCTCGTGCATTCCGCTATAATCAAAATCAAACAAAAATCAACATTCACCTTTAACATAGCCTTATTAATAAAAAGATGGGTTAAACATTGCCTCTAATTCTTTTAGAACATCATCAATTTCACTACTATTTTTATCATGAAATTTCAATCTTAAACACAAAGCCCTTGTAAAATGTTTAATATTGATTTTTACATGATCATTTACATTAGCAATGTTTAAAGCTTTAAGCCAGTTAATGATAGTTCCAAATGATACTTTATTTAGTGTTATCATGGCGAACACAGCAGTAGCCATTCGTTCTTCTTCTTCTGCATCAAATACAATGCTAGATTGTAACAATAACGTTTCGAGCCCTTTCCATAACAATTCGCACTGTTCACTCGTAGTGTAACGTCTTTTTACACACTCATCAATTACATCTGCGATATGAGCAGGTGCATGGGCCCAACCCTTTTCTTGAACAAAACTTCGATAATCCTTTTCTAGCATGCAGTAATTTGTGATTTTCTCTATAATTTGCCTATGTTCGGTTTCAGACAAATAATTTTCTTCGTTGTCTCTGTATAGTAAAATAGCAATCAATAAGGCAGAAAACGTTCTTTGAAAAACACTATCAGAACCTACTTCGCCTATTTTGTAAAATAACATATCTTCAGATAGCGCAATGTTTAATAGTTGCCGCATCTCGGTATCTGATAACAATTTGTTATGTATTAATAATTTTACTAATACTCTATATGCTAATTCATCGCGTAATTCAGGATCAGGTGACCCAAGAACACTAACGGCAGTATAAACCTCTTCATATTGATTCTCAACAGTCGGTGTATAATCATCACTTAATATACTTACTAGTTTTTCTTTAATCACTATCTCGTTCGTTGTAATACTCATAAACTATGTGCCCCCTATATTAATTTATATTTTAAAAGAGGAAGGCACGGGTGCCTTTTCCCTCTTTTTCTAAAAATGGTTATTTAAACTCTTTTTCCCATGGATAGTATGAATGAACTGGTTGAAACCCAATGTCTAGATAAAATTTCATACCTGTTTCAACGAACGCTACTGTAGCTCCGAGCTCCCCACATCGACGGATACCCTCTAGGACAGCTGCTTTTCCTAATCCTAAACGGCGATAGTCTGGGTCTGTACAGACAGGTTCTACATATGCTATTTTATTTTCTTCTACAAACCACATACCACAGTAGGCGACGAAATTACCATCAGGTGCTTCTACCACTATATTTAAGTCTTTTCTGTAGTTCGGACCTGATTGCATTTTCTTGCGACCCTCGATGTCTTGTGGAGATTCACCCTTGTGATTAAAACCTCTCCACATTACTCTATCTACTTTTATGTGGTCATTGTCTTCGGCAAGACTTTTAAGTTTATAGCCTTCAGGTATAGAGATTTTTGGAAACACATCTGGTATTTTGAATTGTGAAATATAATTGAATTCTGGGTAATCATTATCCTTTTCATATCCTTGTAAAAGGGCGATTTCTTCAAGCTCTCGATCAAACTCTTTTATATAGAGACGCAAATATTTGTTTCCGTTATCTTTCGTGCCGAGTAAATGCTTTTCAGCGTGTTCAAACATATCCCGCTTTAAATACGTATAATCAG from Bacillus sp. HMF5848 includes these protein-coding regions:
- a CDS encoding sigma 54-interacting transcriptional regulator — translated: MNNMEYKNSVVLLAGTKETRKALYQQLTEIIGDFIHIHSFSVEEKLPSPIKNKLVILSSELITDEVQHVIETSCTVIAAKRTINYLMIDQLLFLPNGAKALYVNDFPETVIEGIHTLKELGIDHIEYIPCYPNRKVFQKTKVAITPGEVHLIPDYVEEIVNIGPRLIDISTIFEILNHLQLLDQKGAEISNKYNQKIIDLSKKLASTMRQANDLNKHLKRVVDGVNDGILAVRFDGTITVFNEIMEKFTSVAASNAIGNNIDSVISNKQLVEFILSEQQTEDNAFSLGSYDTIVHRFCLQSEETIVATFKNPHEAIEMERTLRRELVKKGYYAKYTFADIIGRSKVLQDTKETAAKLAKTDLTVLIQGESGTGKELFASAIHNQSIRNKSPFLAVNFSALTEDLMESELFGYEEGAFTGAKKGGKKGLFEQANGGTIFLDEIGDISLKLQARLLRVLQEKEIMRIGGNKIIPVDVRVIAATNKDLLRMIHEGVFREDLYHRLKVLFLHLPELRNRREDIEFLIQHFIKKSGRTHIKINIDVIDQLMQYQWFGNVRELKNSIDYMLAVCDGNVITVQDIPNKEFFQNNTIITTQQKLQKSIATHSMSSTHDKNELIRILQTILNMNEAGQPASRKKIELESQSWSTPLTNQQVRHRLNILEEKEYITKGRGRAGTMITETGKRYLDSVLMV
- a CDS encoding SDR family NAD(P)-dependent oxidoreductase, with the protein product MSKALVIGASGGMGYALVKELISRGVEVVAFAKSEQKLTSLYKHEAKIKIATGDALIVQDLLKAAEGVDVIFNAISFPYQEWKEKHPRCVDNIISVALNCNAKIAHVDNIYAYGKQAKRRVSESATKEPHTKKGKIRLTLEEKLLNSPVPSLIVHFPDLYGPNANNTILHETLKSVANQKNSRFVGKLDVRREFLYTLDGAKAMVELALRQHTYDQNWNIPASHPITGEELISLFRDEIGYKGKIQTVSKGMIQLLALFSSGMREFLEMMYLTESPVILNGDKYEANIGNIPKTPYKEGLKQTLAWMKSAS
- a CDS encoding TetR/AcrR family transcriptional regulator, with the translated sequence MSPRKPANQELTKDMIIAEARKQFVERDFNKVSMRSIAKQLNCSHGSLYYHFKNKADLFYAIVEEDFHALNTRLDETIQSDGAPSNKLQNVFIQFIKFGLDHQSQYELMFMKKNEEVDSLSQEAANLSFQRFAEAVQTLSDRKLLIKDIYSAFVALHGFVSHHKGYANSFDEAKEAAHSYVDFILKAIR
- a CDS encoding M23 family metallopeptidase, with product MLFNFHYAFIPDFLTALIIPILLLIWLWKSKLNTKIDWILNNLLVGSYIIMIYFVANWWFFSYYFRYLFVLCFLMLAILSWKKVNNLSWFPPYSLTTITGNVIKVLFIGVFAVSSNSFTLAYDYNEEAIDLQFPLKDGVYSIFQGGNGEKSTLMNYHYRFPLFQQSNVHDSMQYAIDIEKLNLLGTSRYGVFIDNPSKFNLYEIYGEVVYSPVDGIVTNVQDKFADVSPGASFGKGNTLTIKTDHNIYISLLHLKAKSTSVKIGDKIQAGQPIAAVGTSGTGLPHLHIHAAKNAPWGKGVPIRFDGKFVVKNNLIFK
- a CDS encoding M3 family metallopeptidase, whose amino-acid sequence is MDLGFERLTQISDVNEWKATYQTAIKNLDEIYQEEERIYYLMYSQGYESQRIDEIQKIKHDLMTNKQLIHTFSTWKEILSDDPIWCRRIDVFLSRMKQEALDSHPEIVGVQHSLQKRLMDSTFEIDGKEYNLGTVHSNIMDNPNRELRKRLLLESKRIGRENEDLYRTLIQKRNQLAQDVGYDNYYHFKCSLKEIDIDSYIEEMNGLLERLVTSYTYWTNRINEKFGWEKINFYDQYFSTFNFHRIPDNIFSSERVKEVLCDAASGLGIQLQSIPVKIESLEIPYGGFAININPNDLRLVVNKRDAYSVFLSGIHELGHIMDGYYGSFKYPELYRFYSSIAAESIAELFQTIVSDEEFLTKNFDLTDEVLLQIKELNTLTDLKMVQINYYYSLVEYELYKNPDRSFQKIADECYKVVFGYEGETFHPGSEMFYIENPAFFQDYNFALAIRDMIRGKFCVKSLYKNQEVFHELLKKYIEPNQLYCWKDRVKQICDEDFTFSYLTERLTSVTTND
- a CDS encoding MarR family winged helix-turn-helix transcriptional regulator encodes the protein MTLHKEQTIHIILQEMFQMQQKSKAFMDILTGEETLSQHQVMLLIQLKLYGKMKITDIASAFHVSPGAATSMCDKLENLELVTRIREPEDRRVVKVDLTENGEQKITEIFKKFPPNQLNKIADVFKEVNRLMSKIL
- a CDS encoding DUF2785 domain-containing protein, which codes for MSITTNEIVIKEKLVSILSDDYTPTVENQYEEVYTAVSVLGSPDPELRDELAYRVLVKLLIHNKLLSDTEMRQLLNIALSEDMLFYKIGEVGSDSVFQRTFSALLIAILLYRDNEENYLSETEHRQIIEKITNYCMLEKDYRSFVQEKGWAHAPAHIADVIDECVKRRYTTSEQCELLWKGLETLLLQSSIVFDAEEEERMATAVFAMITLNKVSFGTIINWLKALNIANVNDHVKINIKHFTRALCLRLKFHDKNSSEIDDVLKELEAMFNPSFY
- a CDS encoding GNAT family N-acetyltransferase, coding for MPVQKRRYEGPEDFTKVNQFLINTYEPGGFYPNWLQPRWEYMHTHPYFDETSLNKIAIWEEDGNIVAVVNYELELGDTYFAVHPDYTYLKRDMFEHAEKHLLGTKDNGNKYLRLYIKEFDRELEEIALLQGYEKDNDYPEFNYISQFKIPDVFPKISIPEGYKLKSLAEDNDHIKVDRVMWRGFNHKGESPQDIEGRKKMQSGPNYRKDLNIVVEAPDGNFVAYCGMWFVEENKIAYVEPVCTDPDYRRLGLGKAAVLEGIRRCGELGATVAFVETGMKFYLDIGFQPVHSYYPWEKEFK